In Catenulispora sp. MAP5-51, the following proteins share a genomic window:
- a CDS encoding DUF6412 domain-containing protein produces MTHRAATAASLLAAVATLLALVGGQNTAVLVASATALALLAATLRRSAFAVLMAGTAVAAQTAAAARSSLRDTAFLPQRDPDADGRPHPRAPGSDPATV; encoded by the coding sequence GTGACCCACCGGGCAGCGACCGCCGCGAGTCTGCTCGCCGCCGTCGCCACGCTCCTGGCGCTGGTCGGCGGCCAGAACACGGCTGTGCTCGTGGCCTCGGCGACCGCCCTGGCGCTGCTCGCCGCCACACTGCGCCGCAGTGCCTTCGCGGTGCTGATGGCCGGGACCGCCGTGGCCGCGCAGACCGCCGCCGCCGCGCGTTCCTCGTTGCGCGATACCGCGTTCCTGCCGCAACGCGACCCCGACGCGGACGGCAGACCTCATCCCCGAGCCCCGGGATCGGACCCCGCGACCGTCTGA
- the yidC gene encoding membrane protein insertase YidC yields the protein MSLYAVLTPAIVAAYHAVTGLSVLLVPVLGGLGPAAAIVMFTAAVRLCLHPLNRAQMTAQLASQKQRAALAPAVQKLQRKYKHDPMRVQRETVELYRADGVKLAPGIGLGLVQIPVFIVVYRLFVAPTIGGHHNALLSDRLFGVGLGSHLRDAFGGAGSAGSTGSTVLLGHVAVFAALIAALAALATWSSRRMRNSAAAEAVPGAAPAGVQGAGVAKLMALMPYFTVLGAVVLPLASSLYVATTTLWTLVERRRLVAPAQS from the coding sequence ATGTCGCTCTACGCTGTGCTCACCCCTGCCATCGTCGCCGCGTACCACGCCGTGACCGGCCTGTCCGTCCTGCTCGTCCCGGTCCTCGGCGGTCTCGGACCGGCCGCCGCGATCGTCATGTTCACCGCCGCCGTCCGCCTGTGCCTGCACCCGCTGAACCGGGCGCAGATGACCGCCCAACTGGCCTCGCAGAAGCAACGCGCGGCCCTGGCGCCGGCCGTCCAGAAGCTCCAGCGCAAGTACAAGCACGACCCGATGCGCGTCCAGCGCGAGACCGTCGAGCTCTACCGGGCCGACGGCGTGAAGCTGGCGCCCGGCATCGGCCTCGGGCTGGTGCAGATCCCGGTGTTCATCGTGGTGTACCGGCTCTTCGTGGCGCCGACCATCGGCGGGCACCACAACGCGCTGCTCAGCGACCGGCTGTTCGGCGTCGGCCTCGGCTCGCACCTGCGCGACGCCTTCGGCGGCGCGGGCTCGGCGGGCTCCACGGGCTCCACCGTGCTGCTCGGGCACGTCGCGGTCTTCGCGGCGCTGATCGCGGCGCTCGCCGCGCTCGCGACGTGGTCTTCGCGGCGGATGCGGAACAGCGCCGCGGCCGAGGCCGTTCCGGGCGCTGCTCCGGCCGGGGTCCAGGGCGCGGGAGTGGCCAAGCTCATGGCCCTGATGCCGTACTTCACGGTCCTGGGAGCGGTCGTCCTGCCGTTGGCCAGCAGCCTTTACGTGGCCACCACGACCCTGTGGACGCTGGTGGAACGGCGCCGCCTGGTCGCCCCCGCTCAGTCCTGA
- a CDS encoding DinB family protein — protein MTDERANLLRYLRIQREHVLGALEGLDEETLRRPILPSGWTCLALLSHLTHDDERFWFRGVIARDQEVIDAVERREPNGWKQGSDLPAEEVFARYRAEAALSDAVLAECDLDAAPTWWPEYVFGTWRLDSVRQIVLHHITETATHAGHLDVVRELVDGAQWIIQD, from the coding sequence GTGACCGATGAGCGCGCGAACCTCCTCCGCTACCTCCGCATCCAGCGCGAGCACGTCCTCGGCGCCCTGGAGGGCCTGGACGAGGAGACGCTGCGCCGGCCGATCCTGCCGTCCGGCTGGACCTGCCTGGCGCTGCTGAGCCACCTGACCCACGACGACGAGCGGTTCTGGTTCCGCGGCGTCATCGCGCGCGACCAGGAGGTCATCGACGCGGTGGAGCGGCGGGAGCCCAACGGGTGGAAGCAGGGCTCTGACCTCCCGGCCGAGGAGGTGTTCGCGCGCTACCGCGCCGAGGCCGCGCTCTCGGACGCGGTGCTCGCCGAGTGCGACCTGGACGCGGCGCCGACGTGGTGGCCGGAGTACGTGTTCGGGACGTGGCGGCTGGACTCGGTACGGCAGATCGTCCTGCACCACATCACCGAGACCGCCACACACGCGGGGCATCTGGACGTCGTCCGCGAGCTGGTCGACGGCGCCCAGTGGATCATTCAGGACTGA
- a CDS encoding metal ABC transporter solute-binding protein, Zn/Mn family — protein MSTSLKRAAGGLLAIGAAAALAAGCSTKSAVPTGSGGSDGSAGSGGSKIAVVAAENFWGSIALQLGGSHVVETSIITNPDTDPHSYEATPDDAKLIAGARLFIQNGIGYDTSWAPKLVSANPASGRDVLTVGDVVGLKDGDNPHQWYSHDSVYKVIDAIVAEYKKLDPADAAYFDAQKQTFETTTLATYNQLESDIKTTYAGTPIGASESIVSPLADTLGLKMATPYSFLKDISEGNDPSVADKTTIDGQIKGKQIKVYVYNSQNSTPDIAAQVSEAKAAGIPVTTVTETLSPASATFQDWMVGELQGLKTALAQATGR, from the coding sequence ATGTCCACGAGCCTGAAGCGCGCGGCCGGCGGCCTGCTGGCGATCGGAGCCGCGGCGGCGCTGGCCGCGGGCTGCTCGACCAAGTCCGCTGTGCCCACCGGCTCCGGCGGGTCCGATGGTTCCGCCGGTTCCGGCGGGTCGAAGATCGCGGTGGTCGCCGCGGAGAACTTCTGGGGGTCGATCGCCCTGCAGCTCGGCGGGTCGCACGTGGTCGAGACCTCGATCATCACCAACCCCGACACCGACCCGCACTCCTACGAGGCGACCCCCGACGACGCCAAGCTCATCGCCGGCGCGCGGCTGTTCATCCAGAACGGCATCGGCTACGACACCTCCTGGGCCCCCAAGCTGGTCTCGGCCAACCCGGCCTCCGGCCGCGACGTGCTGACGGTCGGCGACGTCGTCGGCCTCAAGGACGGCGACAACCCGCACCAGTGGTACTCCCACGACAGCGTCTACAAGGTCATCGACGCCATCGTCGCGGAGTACAAGAAGCTCGACCCGGCCGACGCCGCCTACTTCGACGCCCAGAAGCAGACCTTCGAGACCACCACGCTGGCCACCTACAACCAGCTGGAATCCGACATCAAGACCACGTACGCCGGCACGCCGATCGGCGCCTCGGAGTCCATCGTCTCCCCGCTGGCAGACACCCTCGGCCTGAAGATGGCCACCCCGTACTCCTTCCTGAAGGACATCTCCGAGGGCAACGACCCCTCCGTCGCGGACAAGACCACCATCGACGGCCAGATCAAGGGCAAGCAGATCAAGGTCTACGTCTACAACTCCCAGAACTCCACGCCGGACATCGCCGCCCAGGTGAGTGAGGCCAAGGCGGCCGGCATCCCGGTGACCACCGTGACCGAGACCCTCTCCCCGGCCTCCGCCACCTTCCAGGACTGGATGGTCGGCGAGTTGCAGGGGCTGAAGACGGCGCTGGCGCAGGCGACAGGACGCTGA
- a CDS encoding metal ABC transporter ATP-binding protein: MSDSRLCNAGNDPVAVVELRGASAAVGGRTLWGGVDLTVECGEFVAVLGPNGVGKSTLIKVLLGVLPAASGEVRVLGHRPGGAGAQIGYLPQRRSFDASLRIRGVDVVRLGLDGDRWGVPLPGTRRFAARRRAEQARVGEVIELVGASAYAHRAIGECSGGEQQRLLIAQALVRRPRLLVLDEPLDSLDLPNQASVAALIGRISRSEDVAVVMVAHDVNPILPYLDRVVYLADGGAASGTPDEVITTETLSALFRTPVEVLRASDGRLVVVGGPEAPALHTDRHSGQRTDLQSGQRTDPHTDRHARGAEAGHAR; the protein is encoded by the coding sequence ATGAGCGACAGTCGTCTGTGCAACGCCGGCAACGACCCGGTCGCGGTCGTCGAACTGCGCGGCGCCTCCGCGGCGGTCGGCGGCCGCACCCTGTGGGGCGGCGTCGACCTGACCGTCGAGTGCGGCGAGTTCGTCGCCGTCCTCGGCCCCAACGGCGTCGGCAAGTCCACGCTCATCAAGGTCCTGCTGGGCGTCCTGCCCGCCGCCTCCGGCGAGGTGCGCGTCCTGGGCCACCGGCCCGGCGGCGCCGGCGCGCAGATCGGCTACCTCCCGCAGCGCCGCTCCTTCGACGCCTCGCTGCGCATCCGCGGTGTCGACGTCGTCCGGCTCGGCCTGGACGGCGACCGCTGGGGCGTCCCGCTGCCCGGCACCCGGCGCTTCGCCGCCCGCCGCCGGGCCGAACAGGCTCGCGTCGGGGAGGTCATCGAGTTGGTCGGCGCCTCGGCCTACGCCCACCGCGCCATCGGCGAGTGCTCCGGCGGCGAGCAGCAGCGGCTGCTCATCGCCCAGGCCCTCGTCCGCCGGCCCCGGCTGCTGGTGCTGGACGAGCCGCTGGACTCCCTGGACCTGCCGAACCAGGCCTCGGTCGCGGCCCTGATCGGGCGGATATCGCGCTCGGAGGACGTGGCCGTGGTGATGGTCGCGCACGACGTGAACCCGATCCTGCCCTACCTGGACCGGGTCGTGTACCTGGCCGACGGCGGCGCGGCCTCCGGCACCCCGGACGAGGTCATCACCACCGAGACCCTGTCGGCGCTGTTCCGCACGCCGGTCGAGGTGCTGCGGGCCTCGGACGGTCGGCTCGTCGTGGTCGGCGGCCCGGAGGCCCCGGCGCTGCACACCGACCGGCACTCCGGCCAGCGCACCGATCTGCAATCCGGCCAGCGCACTGATCCGCACACCGACCGGCATGCCAGGGGTGCGGAGGCCGGCCATGCCCGCTGA
- a CDS encoding metal ABC transporter permease yields MPADSGLSWNPLTDIQQMWQLDSMVNAYRAGTIVAVLAAVVGWFMVLRRQTFAGHTVALAGFPGAAAAVFLGMSASWGYFGFCVGAGAVIAVLARNGKGGMAEESALTGIVQAFTLACGMLFVALYKGFLNGVNSLLFGSFLGVTPGDIAVLAAVAAAVLIVMALIGRPLLFASVDPAVAEARGVPARALGVLFLVLLGATTAEVSQITGSLLVFALLVMPAATAQRLTARPGLSLVLSVVFALAVTWFGLGAAYFSPYPIGFWITTFAFGCYLLANVYGFLARSRGTGRRHVVEALGAS; encoded by the coding sequence ATGCCCGCTGACTCCGGCCTGTCCTGGAACCCCCTGACCGACATCCAGCAGATGTGGCAGCTGGACTCGATGGTGAACGCCTACCGCGCCGGCACGATCGTCGCCGTCCTGGCCGCCGTCGTCGGCTGGTTCATGGTCCTGCGCCGCCAGACCTTCGCCGGCCACACTGTCGCCCTTGCAGGCTTCCCCGGCGCCGCCGCAGCGGTCTTCCTCGGCATGAGCGCCTCCTGGGGCTACTTCGGGTTCTGCGTCGGCGCCGGAGCGGTCATCGCGGTGCTGGCGCGCAACGGCAAGGGCGGGATGGCCGAGGAGTCCGCGCTCACCGGGATCGTGCAGGCCTTCACACTGGCCTGCGGGATGCTGTTCGTCGCGCTGTACAAGGGCTTCCTCAACGGGGTCAACTCCCTGCTGTTCGGCAGCTTCCTCGGCGTGACGCCCGGCGACATCGCGGTGCTGGCCGCGGTCGCCGCCGCGGTGCTGATCGTCATGGCCCTGATCGGCCGGCCGCTGCTGTTCGCCTCGGTCGACCCGGCCGTCGCCGAGGCGCGGGGCGTCCCGGCACGGGCGCTGGGGGTGCTGTTCCTGGTGCTGCTGGGCGCCACCACCGCCGAGGTCTCGCAGATCACCGGCTCGCTGTTGGTGTTCGCCCTGCTGGTGATGCCCGCCGCGACGGCGCAGCGGCTCACGGCGCGTCCGGGGCTGAGCCTGGTCCTGTCGGTGGTGTTCGCGCTGGCCGTGACGTGGTTCGGGCTGGGCGCGGCGTACTTCTCGCCGTATCCGATCGGGTTCTGGATCACGACGTTCGCCTTCGGGTGCTACCTGCTGGCGAACGTGTACGGGTTCCTCGCACGCTCGCGCGGAACCGGACGGCGGCACGTCGTGGAAGCCTTGGGGGCCTCATGA
- a CDS encoding metal ABC transporter permease, protein MSMFSHPFMVYALLGGTGIAAACGAVGFFLVLRAQVFTGDALSHVAFTGALAALAFGIDLRIGLFAATIAVALLLGALGRRGRADDVVIGNVFAWILGLGVFFLTMYTTDRSGSASGNGSATINVLFGSILGLSANQAQTALWIGLGVVAALLTIARPLLFATLDEAVAAARGVPVRVLAFVFLALVGAATAEATQAVGALLLLGLVAAPAGTALVLTDRPFRGLALAIALAVGEMWVGLTLAYFVPRMPPSFSITAVATAVYAVAMIHRAIARRRVTAARSAAVPSVRAAEPVPATDVVSA, encoded by the coding sequence ATGAGCATGTTCAGCCATCCGTTCATGGTCTACGCGCTGCTCGGCGGCACCGGCATCGCAGCAGCCTGCGGCGCGGTCGGATTCTTCCTGGTGCTGCGCGCCCAGGTCTTCACCGGCGACGCCCTGTCGCACGTGGCCTTCACCGGCGCCCTGGCCGCCCTGGCATTCGGCATCGACCTGCGCATCGGCCTGTTCGCCGCGACGATCGCCGTGGCACTGCTCCTCGGCGCCCTGGGCCGGCGCGGCCGGGCCGACGACGTGGTGATCGGCAACGTCTTCGCCTGGATCCTCGGCCTCGGCGTCTTCTTCCTGACGATGTACACCACCGACCGCTCCGGCTCAGCCTCCGGCAACGGCTCGGCGACGATCAACGTCCTGTTCGGCTCGATCCTCGGCCTGTCCGCGAACCAGGCCCAGACCGCCCTGTGGATCGGCCTCGGCGTGGTCGCGGCCCTGCTGACCATCGCACGCCCACTGCTGTTCGCCACCCTGGACGAGGCCGTCGCCGCCGCCCGCGGCGTCCCCGTCAGAGTGCTGGCTTTCGTGTTCCTGGCCCTGGTCGGCGCGGCGACAGCCGAGGCCACGCAGGCGGTGGGCGCGCTGCTGCTGCTCGGCCTGGTCGCCGCCCCGGCCGGGACCGCACTGGTGCTGACCGACCGGCCGTTCCGCGGCCTGGCCTTGGCCATCGCGCTGGCGGTGGGGGAGATGTGGGTCGGGTTGACGCTGGCGTACTTCGTGCCGCGGATGCCGCCGAGTTTCTCGATCACGGCGGTGGCCACGGCGGTGTACGCGGTCGCGATGATCCATCGGGCGATCGCTCGGCGACGGGTCACGGCCGCGCGGTCGGCGGCGGTGCCGAGCGTCCGCGCTGCGGAGCCGGTCCCCGCCACCGATGTCGTCTCCGCCTGA
- a CDS encoding MFS transporter translates to MALDRLTAAARAGTLEGGGSPPGPALSAAGKRVRFWGTAYTFLILLTGTNLPTPLYKGYEARFDFSPLTLTLIFTAYVAVLIPSLLVVGPAADAVGYRVMLLPALFVAAGGALVFAMASSTAWLFAGRILQGVAIGAATGPLTATLTELEPRGDRRKAALVSTVATAGGLGFGPLLAGFLAQYAPAPRVFPFVLEIGLLVPAVIVVLTLPANNARTRWRPRRPEIPAALRSEFATSGTACFAAFAVVGLFLTLIPTYVATLSGSKNLFLGGAAVALMLACSATAQVLGYGRSARGLEIAGLPLLALGLVSLAIAGSISSLPLLLAATVVAGLGQGLTFLGGLTAINSAAPTDRRADVLSSFFVILYLGVGVPVVGVGFVATRVGLLTAVQYFAWGAAVLCVIVLVVLARAHRKPAHERRA, encoded by the coding sequence ATGGCGCTCGATCGCCTTACTGCTGCCGCACGCGCTGGGACGTTGGAGGGCGGGGGCTCGCCGCCCGGTCCGGCGCTGTCGGCGGCGGGCAAGCGGGTCCGGTTCTGGGGGACGGCGTACACGTTCCTGATCCTGCTGACCGGCACGAACCTGCCGACGCCCCTGTACAAGGGCTACGAGGCGCGGTTCGACTTCTCGCCGCTGACCCTGACGCTGATCTTCACCGCCTATGTCGCGGTCCTGATTCCCTCGCTGCTCGTGGTCGGCCCGGCCGCCGATGCCGTCGGGTATCGCGTGATGCTGCTGCCGGCGCTGTTCGTCGCCGCCGGCGGGGCGCTGGTGTTCGCGATGGCGTCGAGCACAGCGTGGTTGTTCGCGGGGCGCATCCTGCAGGGGGTCGCGATCGGGGCGGCGACGGGCCCGCTGACCGCGACGCTGACCGAGCTCGAACCGCGCGGCGACCGGCGCAAGGCGGCACTGGTCTCGACCGTGGCCACGGCCGGCGGCCTCGGATTCGGCCCGCTGCTGGCGGGATTCCTGGCGCAGTACGCACCGGCACCGCGGGTGTTCCCGTTCGTGCTGGAGATCGGGCTGTTGGTACCGGCGGTCATCGTGGTCCTGACCCTGCCCGCGAACAACGCCCGGACCCGGTGGCGCCCGCGACGTCCCGAGATCCCGGCCGCGCTCCGGTCGGAGTTCGCGACCAGCGGCACCGCGTGCTTCGCGGCGTTCGCGGTGGTGGGCCTGTTCCTCACGCTGATCCCGACCTACGTCGCGACGCTGTCCGGAAGCAAGAACCTGTTCCTCGGCGGCGCGGCGGTGGCCCTGATGCTGGCCTGCTCGGCAACGGCGCAAGTCCTCGGCTACGGACGCTCGGCACGCGGCCTGGAGATCGCCGGCCTGCCGCTGCTGGCGCTCGGGCTGGTATCGCTCGCGATCGCCGGGAGCATCTCCTCGCTGCCCCTGCTACTGGCCGCGACAGTGGTGGCCGGACTCGGGCAGGGACTGACGTTCCTCGGCGGACTGACCGCGATCAACAGCGCGGCCCCAACGGACCGGCGGGCGGACGTGCTGTCGAGCTTCTTCGTGATCCTGTACCTCGGCGTCGGCGTCCCGGTGGTGGGCGTCGGCTTCGTCGCGACGCGGGTGGGGCTGCTCACGGCGGTGCAGTATTTCGCTTGGGGCGCCGCGGTGTTGTGCGTGATTGTTCTGGTGGTGCTCGCACGGGCACACCGGAAGCCGGCCCACGAGCGCCGGGCCTGA
- a CDS encoding ArsR/SmtB family transcription factor yields MASRTATELTHPPRADLRFTAVMAALSDPMRLAIVARLADVEPDGELACGEVQLPVSKSTQSGHFRTLREAGVIHQRDEGTRRLNRLRRHDLDELFPGLLDLAIPQGREVWAGF; encoded by the coding sequence ATGGCCAGCCGCACCGCCACCGAACTCACCCACCCGCCCCGCGCCGACCTCCGCTTCACCGCCGTCATGGCGGCCCTGAGCGACCCGATGCGCCTGGCGATCGTCGCCCGCCTCGCCGACGTCGAGCCGGACGGCGAACTCGCCTGCGGAGAGGTTCAGCTCCCGGTGAGCAAGTCGACCCAGAGCGGCCACTTCCGCACCCTGCGCGAAGCGGGCGTCATCCATCAGCGCGATGAGGGCACCCGGCGCCTGAACCGGCTGCGGCGCCACGACCTCGACGAGCTGTTCCCCGGCTTGCTGGATCTGGCGATCCCGCAGGGGCGCGAGGTGTGGGCGGGGTTCTAG
- a CDS encoding SAM-dependent methyltransferase, with translation MDAIDVAELALSLPDIDPSQPSPARIYDFWLGGSQNFEADREAGRRAADAMPTLVGAIRANRAFLGRVVRHLAGTAGISQFLDLGSGVPTVGNVHEVAMEVNPEARVVYVDVDQVAIAHARMLLSQTPNAVAILADLRRPDSVLAHPLLRQTLDLSKPVAVLMNAVLHFVPDGDDPAGIVSAYVDAAAPGSYLALSHAAPDLAHPGEQQQMLDDYQRSTRVPFINREPEVIRGWLAGLEIQPPGLVTVDQWQPEPNTAETPILRTYGVLARKPASAS, from the coding sequence ATGGACGCGATCGACGTTGCGGAGCTGGCCTTGAGTCTTCCGGACATTGACCCTTCGCAGCCCAGCCCGGCCCGGATCTACGACTTCTGGCTCGGCGGCAGCCAGAACTTCGAGGCGGACCGCGAGGCCGGGCGGCGGGCGGCCGATGCCATGCCCACGCTGGTCGGCGCGATCCGGGCCAACCGGGCCTTCCTCGGGCGGGTGGTGCGCCATTTGGCCGGTACCGCTGGGATCAGCCAGTTCCTGGACCTCGGGTCCGGGGTGCCGACCGTGGGCAACGTCCACGAGGTGGCCATGGAGGTCAACCCCGAGGCGCGCGTCGTCTACGTGGACGTGGACCAGGTCGCCATCGCGCACGCCCGCATGCTGCTGTCCCAGACCCCCAACGCCGTGGCGATCCTGGCGGACCTGCGCCGGCCCGACAGCGTCCTGGCGCATCCGCTGCTGCGGCAGACCCTGGACCTGTCCAAGCCGGTCGCCGTCCTGATGAACGCGGTCCTGCACTTCGTCCCCGACGGCGACGACCCGGCCGGCATCGTCTCGGCCTACGTCGACGCCGCCGCGCCGGGCAGCTACCTCGCGCTGTCCCACGCGGCCCCGGACCTGGCGCATCCCGGCGAGCAGCAGCAGATGCTGGACGACTACCAGCGTTCCACGCGCGTGCCCTTCATCAACCGCGAGCCCGAGGTGATCCGGGGATGGCTGGCCGGGTTGGAGATCCAGCCGCCCGGGCTGGTCACCGTCGACCAGTGGCAGCCGGAGCCGAACACCGCCGAGACGCCGATCCTGCGCACCTACGGTGTGCTGGCGCGCAAGCCGGCGTCGGCCTCGTAA